The Lycium ferocissimum isolate CSIRO_LF1 chromosome 1, AGI_CSIRO_Lferr_CH_V1, whole genome shotgun sequence genome includes a region encoding these proteins:
- the LOC132047448 gene encoding probable LRR receptor-like serine/threonine-protein kinase At1g67720, with protein sequence MSFFYSSLPFFLLSLLFFPCLSQSLRGVLIDCGATVDSVVYEKKWVSDTSYITTGTPKNLTVEVLDSTLSTVRTFPLKNNVFKKFCYEIPVYRGGKYLVRTTYFYGGVNGNLNPPVFDQIVDGTFWSPVNTTEDYWHGMSSYYEGVFKAVGKTMSVCLAANSYTDSDPFISALELVLVSDSLYNSTDFNTYALTLMARSSFGNNGSIIRYPDDEFDRYWEPYGQHSPAESFTHVSVSGIWNYPPAKVFQTRLAHSQLGPMELLWPPAPLPNATYYIALYFADDQDSFSGRAFNISINDILFYPNLNITPAGMVVFANQWLLYGNTKITLTPQFGSSIGPLINAGEVFEVLPVGGKTHTRDVIALERLKKSFKNPPADWNGDPCLPVQYQWTGVTCAGGPRIRVITLNLTSMGLSGSISPSIARLTALSRIWLANNDLTGSIPDLSSLSNLESLHLEDNQLSGEIPPSLGNIKSLNEIFLQNNNLTGQVPSSLLGKPTLNLRTTPGNPLLSQPPK encoded by the exons ATGTCCTTCTTCTACTCCTCTTTGCCTTTTTTCCTTCTGTCACTTCTTTTCTTCCCTTGTCTTTCTCAATCCCTTAGAG GTGTTTTGATTGATTGTGGTGCTACAGTTGACTCAgttgtttatgaaaaaaaatgggtttcAGATACTAGTTATATAACAACAGGAACACCCAAGAATCTTACAGTTGAAGTTCTTGATTCTACACTATCAACTGTCCGTACATTTCCATTGAAAAACAATGTTTTCAAGAAGTTCTGTTATGAGATTCCTGTTTATCGTGGAGGGAAATATTTGGTTAGAACAACTTATTTCTATGGTGGGGTTAATGGTAATTTGAATCCACCTGTATTTGATCAAATTGTGGATGGAACATTTTGGAGTCCAGTGAATACAACTGAggattattggcatggaatgtctTCATATTATGAAGGTGTTTTTAAAGCTGTTGGAAAGACTATGAGCGTGTGTTTGGCTGCTAATAGTTATACGGATTCGGACCCTTTTATATCTGCTTTGGAGCTTGTTTTAGTATCGGATTCGTTGTATAATTCTACAGATTTTAACACTTATGCATTGACTTTGATGGCAAGGAGTAGTTTTGGGAACAATGGATCAATTATCAG ATATCctgatgatgagtttgatcgtTACTGGGAGCCCTATGGACAACATTCTCCTGCAGAAAGTTTCACTCATGTTTCTGTTTCTGGCATCTGGAACTACCCCCCTGCAAAAGTATTTCAGACACGGCTCGCACATAGTCAGCTCGGACCTATGGAGTTATTATGGCCTCCGGCACCTCTCCCAAATGCAACATATTACATAGCTCTTTACTTTGCTGATGATCAAGATTCATTCTCTGGAAGAGCATTCAACATAAGCATAAATGATATACTGTTTTATCCCAACCTTAATATTACTCCAGCTGGCATGGTTGTATTTGCAAATCAGTGGCTTTTGTATGGTAATACAAAGATAACTTTAACTCCTCAGTTTGGATCAAGTATTGGCCCGTTGATAAATGCAGGAGAGGTTTTTGAAGTGCTGCCCGTTGGAGGAAAAACTCATACTCGAGATG TCATAGCTCTGGAAAGATTGAAGAAGAGTTTCAAGAATCCTCCCGCTGATTGGAATGGTGATCCGTGTTTACCCGTTCAGTACCAATGGACTGGAGTTACATGTGCAGGAGGACCACGAATTCGTGTAATTACTTT AAATTTAACAAGCATGGGTCTTTCTGGGTCAATTTCACCTAGCATTGCCAGATTGACAGCATTGAGCAGAAT ATGGCTTGCAAATAATGATTTGACGGGATCTATCCCAGATCTGAGCTCATTGAGCAACCTGGAGAGTTT ACATTTGGAAGACAATCAGCTTAGTGGAGAAATTCCGCCATCTCTTGGAAACATTAAGAGCCTTAATGAAAT CTTCTTGCAGAACAATAATTTGACTGGACAGGTACCAAGCAGTCTTCTCGGAAAACCAACGCTGAACCTCAG GACCACTCCTGGGAATCCATTGTTGTCACAGCCCCCAAAATGA
- the LOC132047461 gene encoding 2-hydroxyisoflavanone dehydratase-like: MANSNDNNNEVVTQIDSWYRIYKDSRCERLYDTIGLAYVPPSLDDPQTGVSSKDVKISPHVSARLYLPKITTDSSQKLPILVYYHGGALVLGSAFFNAYQRYLNILVAESNAIAISVEYRLAPEHDVPTIYEDCWTALQWVASHASEKFTSANEDPWLKNFGDFSRLSIIGDSAGGNIVYHMAMRAGREGGVNENVSINGSILVCPYLLVPLENIEQGISYKNWIIISPPSEAGLHSPMINPLAEKAPCLSGLACSRVLLCFAEKDEYIPREIGIEFVEGIKKSEWKGDLEFVEVEDEGHCFQLANPETEKSRDLIKRFASFIQLK; this comes from the coding sequence ATGGCTAATTCcaatgataacaacaatgagGTTGTCACTCAAATAGATTCTTGGTACAGAATCTATAAAGACTCACGATGTGAACGTTTATATGACACAATTGGCTTAGCCTACGTGCCCCCATCACTTGATGATCCACAAACTGGAGTGTCATCCAAAGATGTCAAAATTTCACCACATGTTTCTGCTAGACTCTATCTTCCAAAAATCACCACTGATTCTAGCCAAAAGCTTCCCATTTTAGTATATTACCATGGTGGTGCACTAGTTCTGGGATCCGCCTTCTTCAACGCATACCAACGTTACCTCAACATCTTGGTTGCTGAATCTAACGCAATCGCGATTTCTGTCGAGTACAGGCTAGCCCCAGAACATGACGTGCCAACAATCTACGAAGATTGTTGGACTGCACTTCAATGGGTCGCGTCACACGCTAGTGAAAAATTCACTAGCGCTAACGAAGATCCGTGGCTAAAAAATTTCGGTGACTTTAGCAGGTTGTCTATAATTGGAGATAGTGCTGGTGGCAACATAGTTTATCATATGGCCATGAGAGCTGGAAGAGAAGGTGGTGTTAATGAAAATGTGTCCATCAatggttcaattcttgtttGTCCTTATTTGTTGGTCCCACTTGAGAACATTGAACAAGGTATATCCTACAAGAACTGGATCATTATTAGCCCGCCATCAGAAGCAGGGCTCCACAGCCCAATGATTAATCCACTTGCTGAGAAGGCTCCTTGTTTGTCAGGGCTAGCCTGCTCTAgggtgttgttgtgttttgcAGAGAAAGATGAGTATATTCCAAGAGAAATTGGGATAGAATTCGTTGAGGGCATCAAGAAAAGTGAATGGAAAGGGGATTTGGAATTTGTTGAAGTCGAAGATGAAGGTCATTGCTTTCAGTTGGCCAATCCTGAAACTGAAAAATCTCGAGATTTGATCAAGCGTTTTGCTTCTTTCATCCAACTTAAGTGA
- the LOC132047456 gene encoding protein BNI4-like, with the protein MVSLEGASRSDEPTSSPRISFSSEFLDEKNFISITPNEQAEKERKYQQERARSAAEFEFLSNKLTSEKMITADELFFEGKLRPYWQMHYAEKLNKISLKTEHAEEEILNNTEVKSKEETRPINWFIDEDPSPRPPKCTVLWKELLRLKQKRASSLSPSSSTSSSSSSSSLADISVADHEKSKGQGIKEKNVKRIKKGLERSKSESLRVRPVIHMPICTQGKNSARPPLFSLKKGRAIER; encoded by the coding sequence ATGGTTTCCTTGGAAGGTGCCTCTAGATCCGACGAGCCTACGTCTAGTCCCCGAATTTCCTTCTCTTCAGAATTTCTTGATGAGAAAAACTTCATATCCATTACTCCAAATGAACAAGCAGAAAAAGAGCGAAAATATCAGCAAGAGAGAGCGCGAAGTGCAGCAGAATTCGAGTTCCTTTCCAACAAGTTAACCAGCGAAAAGATGATCACAGCGGACGAGCTGTTCTTCGAGGGTAAGTTACGTCCATATTGGCAAATGCATTATGCTGAAAAGCTCAACAAGATTAGTTTAAAAACTGAACATGCTGAGGAAGAAATATTGAATAATACTGAGGTGAAGAGCAAGGAAGAAACTAGGCCAATAAATTGGTTTATTGATGAGGATCCATCTCCTAGGCCACCAAAATGCACTGTTTTATGGAAAGAGTTGTTAAGATTGAAGCAGAAAAGAGCTTCTTCATTATCACcttcttcttctacttcttCCTCATCTTCTTCAAGTTCACTTGCTGATATTTCTGTAGCAGATCACGAGAAAAGCAAAGGTCAAGGAATCAAAGAGAAGAATGTGAAGAGGATTAAGAAAGGATTGGAGAGAAGTAAATCAGAAAGTTTAAGAGTTAGACCTGTGATTCATATGCCAATTTGCACACAGGGAAAAAACAGTGCACGGCCACCTTTGTTTTCCCTTAAGAAAGGAAGAGCAATAGAGAGGTGA
- the LOC132047467 gene encoding 2-hydroxyisoflavanone dehydratase-like: MASEEVVKEVADFFRLYKSGRVERFYDVHGSFYVPPSPENPTSGAFSKDVTISPHVSARLYLPENTTNVQKLPVLVYYHGGGLVIESAFFTWTHRYVNSLASALNVVVVSVEYRLAPEVDVPTIYEDCWNALQWVAFHADDQKPTIVNKDSWLTNYGDFSKVFLVGDSAGGNIVYHMTMRAGKESLNNEVKVTGSILAYPYFLIRNIDIDEEGLAYKIWVNICPPLESGLLSPVDSPLINPFSEKAPSLSGLGCSRILVCLGKKDDIIPLGMGLRFVDGVKESGWNGELEYLEVDDGHSFQIYKPESDEAKRMMKCYADFIFR, translated from the coding sequence ATGGCTTCCGAGGAGGTAGTCAAAGAAGTGGCCGACTTCTTCCGACTCTACAAAAGTGGCCGCGTTGAGCGTTTCTACGACGTACATGGTTCTTTCTACGTCCCACCATCGCCCGAAAATCCAACTTCTGGGGCTTTCTCCAAAGATGTCACTATCTCACCCCACGTATCCGCCAGACTCTACCTTCCTGAAAACACCACCAACGTCCAAAAACTCCCCGTCTTAGTGTATTACCACGGCGGTGGACTTGTCATAGAATCCGCTTTCTTTACTTGGACTCACCGTTACGTTAACTCTTTAGCCTCTGCGCTAAATGTCGTTGTTGTTTCTGTAGAGTACCGGTTAGCCCCAGAAGTTGATGTGCCAACTATTTACGAAGATTGTTGGAATGCACTTCAATGGGTCGCTTTTCATGCTGACGATCAAAAACCAACCATAGTTAACAAAGACTCATGGTTAACAAATTATGGTGATTTTAGTAAAGTGTTTTTAGTTGGGGATAGTGCTGGTGGCAATATAGTGTACCATATGACTATGAGGGCTGGTAAAGAAAGCTTGAATAATGAGGTGAAAGTTACTGGATCAATTCTTGCTTATCCTTATTTCTTAATTCGAAATATAGATATTGACGAAGAGGGATTGGCTTATAAGATTTGGGTTAATATTTGTCCGCCATTAGAGTCTGGATTATTATCCCCAGTTGATAGTCCATTAATTAACCCATTTTCTGAAAAGGCTCCGTCTCTATCTGGGCTAGGTTGCTCGAGAATTTTGGTATGTCTGGGGAAAAAAGATGATATTATTCCTTTAGGAATGGGGTTACGATTTGTTGATGGTGTGAAGGAAAGTGGATGgaatggagaattggagtatCTTGAAGTTGATGATGGACATTCCTTTCAGATTTATAAACCTGAATCCGACGAAGCTAAACGTATGATGAAATGTTATGCTGATTTCATCTTTCGCTAG